In a genomic window of Styela clava chromosome 7, kaStyClav1.hap1.2, whole genome shotgun sequence:
- the LOC144425167 gene encoding uncharacterized protein LOC144425167, with amino-acid sequence MEEWNPMESDFNSLRNCYGVDDENACVVTEGFDPEKMNVCPYYVRGKCWNGDKCINSHPARYQNGELRNETQTFSASSLLKLELNERVWCIVRITVSDKTDNFYVHVVKIVGNMKDCINLGRNISVLPEISPDLGTLMSDMKQYYSQSTRRLKDLIQPCKGEMYAVHVPEENCFYRGMILEVSYSTTSFTTARVFLVDFGREVMVLERYLHPMHSTFMHLPRQAVQCCLNETEDYKGENLGSNGTRPHLAMQIHEKCEETDGPLITSLFRIDKDGLHRITQF; translated from the exons ATGGAGGAGTGGAATCCAATGGAATCTGATTTTAATTCTTTGAGAAATTG TTATGGAGTTGATGATGAAAATGCCTGCGTCGTGACGGAAGGATTCGATCCTGAAAAAATGAATGTTTGTCCATATTATGTTCGTGGAAAATGTTGGAATGGGGATAAATGTATAAACAGTCATCCAGCTAGATATCAAAATGGTGAACTCAGGAATGAAACCCAA ACATTTTCTGCTTCTTCGTTATTGAAGTTAGAGTTGAATGAAAGAGTATGGTGCATTGTTCGAATCACAGTTTCTGATAAAACAGACAACTTTTACGTACATGTTGTAAAGATTGTTGGCAATATGAAAGATTGCATAAATCTTGGGAGGAATATATCAG TTCTTCCAGAAATATCTCCAGATCTTGGCACTCTAATGTCTGACATGAAGCAATATTATTCACAAAGTACAAGAAG GTTGAAGGATTTGATTCAACCATGCAAAGGAGAGATGTACGCTGTCCATGTACCAGAAGAGAATTGTTTCTACAGAGGAATGATATTAGAAGTTTCTTATTCTACTACTTCGTTTACCACTGCAAGG GTTTTCCTTGTGGATTTTGGAAGAGAAGTCATGGTCTTGGAAAGGTATTTACACCCAATGCATTCAACGTTTATGCATTTACCAAGACAAGCTGTTCAGTGTTGTTTGAATGAGACCGAAG ATTATAAAGGAGAAAATTTGGGTTCAAATGGAACTCGACCACACCTAGCAATGCAGATTCATGAAAAATGTGAGGAGACTGATGGACCGCTAATAACATCACTTTTCAGGATAGACAAA gaTGGTCTTCATCGTATAACCCAATTTTGA
- the LOC120328833 gene encoding uncharacterized protein LOC120328833: protein MEISRRNNNMIRASSESILQRKKIWLRDKIEEIRTSYNDTLCAFRDKLDGVVTEPVSNASNILDRPDNALSLQDIASAGNLLQECNNKLFDLLLSICPENSNIGGNDGQQLRLLGIPTEMNDAPVILQPADAIHIMSTDHVNVDYMQLEAASVDANNNAPLVPRSSLKYSTESDSSVFERSPAPAPHCNSNVLMPGRRAVSEKQIPSSDLDLTLSSILPCDPHSTPKKENIMVRKKSSSLTQTSSDISSDISALEHTPTRRTYYAYSSEERENNVFQGTVSDVVSPSRFSVQPKQNMRRIEKLQHDLNRFYEQRTKEISQLEFKSPPLPGEYCAVVYQPDNNWYRALVMEASTQPTIMVEYIDYGNMDIVPWTSALKLHPKFSQLPRQSICCCLADVKPFSPRDVTIDDTAYDSEWNLPAIDFFDKFVYNQTYELVTVENPSSSGRVSVKLFYVEITEGKPPMVKNVSNILVKEGFATFIENEKVPIEKLDQKCLEQIKRTNKNLNESSRNPEVYKSSADDNSTKAQSDGGLSTYSKKLDAGDASRRIHPCSSNRLSITPPILPKPKVNEASRSMSCIPAGMERTHHNYASRPKHAKTASKSSGYYERKPPPIPSSTKYSVGGQESATSNSCSDSIGNTETKNDLHPVENEATLPEGPRFLTPTSSVSTMLVSTLLVIN, encoded by the exons ATGGAAATCTCAAGGCGTAATAACAATATGATTAGGGCCAGTTCAGAAAGTATTTTACAGAGGAAAAAGATCTGGTTACGAGACAAAATAGAGGAAATAAGGACTTCGTATAACGACACTCTATGTGCATTCCGAGACAAACTTGATGGTGTTGTGACCGAG cctGTTAGCAATGCGAGTAATATTCTTGATCGACCGGACAATGCATTGTCTTTGCAGGATATTGCATCTGCTGGGAACCTTTTACAAGAATGCAATAACAAACTGTTTGATTTACTGTTAAGCATTTGCCCCGAAAACAGTAACATAG GTGGTAATGATGGCCAGCAGTTGAGATTGTTGGGAATTCCTACAGAAATGAATGATGCTCCTGTTATTCTGCAACCGGCGGATGCAATTCATATAATGTCAACAGATCAT GTAAATGTCGACTACATGCAGTTAGAAGCAGCATCGGTAGATGCAAATAATAATGCACCACTTGTTCCTCGTAGCAGCTTGAAATACAGCACTGAAAGTGATTCCAGTGTCTTTGAAAGATCACCTGCTCCTG CCCCTCATTGCAATAGCAATGTGTTAATGCCGGGTCGTAGAGCAGTATCAGAAAAACAAATTCCATCATCGGATTTG GACTTGACATTATCATCAATTCTACCATGCGATCCACATTCAACACCAAAGAAAGAAAACATCATGGTTCGTAAGAAATCCAGCAGCCTTACTCAAACAAGCTCTGATATTTCATCTGAT ATCTCTGCCTTGGAGCACACACCAACTAGACGCACTTACTATGCTTATTCAAGTGAGGAGAGAGAAAACAATGTATTTCAAGGAACTGTTAGTGATGTGGTGTCGCCATCTCGGTTCAGTGTTCAACCAAAGCAAAATATGCGAAGGATTGAAAAACTACAACATGATTTAAA TCGATTCTATGAGCAACGTACAAAAGAAATATCACAACTTGAGTTCAAGTCACCTCCCCTTCCTGGCGAATATTGTGCAGTGGTTTATCAGCCTGATAATAATTGGTACCGAGCTCTTGTTATGGAGGCATCCACTCAACCTACTATTATG GTTGAGTACATTGATTATGGAAATATGGATATAGTACCTTGGACATCTGCACTCAAATTACATCCAAAGTTTTCTCAACTTCCTAGACAATCAATTTGTTGTTGCCTAGCTGAT GTGAAACCTTTTTCTCCCAGAGATGTAACGATTGATGACACAgcatatgattcagaatggaattTACCAGCTATCGACTTCTTTGACAAATTTGTATACAATCAAACTTATGAG CTTGTCACTGTTGAAAATCCATCATCTTCAGGAAGAGTCAGTGTGAAACTGTTCTATGTGGAGATTACAGAG GGCAAACCACCAATGGTGAAAAATGTTTCCAATATATTGGTGAAGGAAGGATTTGcaacatttattgaaaatgaaaaagttcCAATAGAAAAACTTGATCAGAAATGTCTTGAACAG ATTAAAAGGacgaataaaaatttgaatgaatcatCACGTAATCCAGAAGTGTACAAATCTTCCGCAGATGATAATTCTACTAAAGCACAAAGTGATGGTGGTCTATCTACTTATAGCAAGAAGCTTGATGCAG GAGATGCAAGCAGGCGTATTCATCCATGTTCCAGTAACAGGCTTTCTATTACGCCGCCTATATTACCAAAACCTAAAGTGAACGAAGCGTCAAGATCAATGTCATGCATTCCAGCTGGAATGGAACGAACCCACCATAATTATGCATCAAGACCAAAACATGCGAAAACTGCCTCAAAATCTAGTGGATATTATGAGCGTAAGCCACCCCCTATACCCTCGTCCACAAAATACTCTGTCGGGGGTCAGGAGTCTGCTACTTCCAACAGTTGCTCGGATAGCATTGGAAATACAGAGACGAAAAATGACTTACATCCTGTGGAAAATGAAGCCACTTTGCCAGAGGGACCAAGATTTCTGACACCTACCTCGTCTGTTAGTACAATGCTTGTAAGTACACTTCTAGTGATTAATTAA